TCGCTCTGCGGCTCCTGCTGCAAAACCCCCTGTGCTCGCCACTGGTCGCGGGTTGCCTCGACCAGATCGTCACTGTCGATGTCACGCGCGTAGGTAATGATGAGCACCTGATCCTGCATCTTGCCGGTGTAACGCCCTTCAGGGGTGCGCAACTGGGAGGTATAAACGGTGAAAGGACCCCAGGTGAGCGTGGCATCCCCTACCTTACGCCAGTTCAGCCAGTCGGCTGCCTGGGCCAAAGGCGTGAGGGTAAGGAGTAAGAGGAACAGTCGCGCGGCTCTCATTGTTCTCTCCCCATCAGCAGGTGGTAAAACAGCATGAGCACCAGCCAGCCCGGCGCCATCCAGCTGACGACGATAAAGGTCGGCACCAGAAACGTGATCGCCCCCAGCCGCTCACCTATCAGGTACGCCACCGGACCGCCCACGGAGGCCAGCAGCATCAGCAGCCAGCCGGGTAACGTTGTGGTGCGCGTCAGCTGCGTCCAGACCGTAGCAAACATCAACCACAGCGCCACCATCCACAGGGGCATCAGCGACTCGCCGGTAAAGGCGATCAGCCCCGTCAGCGCCCAGAGCGCATCCAGCAGACTGCCCGCCGCGGCCAGCAGAATGGCATAAACACGGTGTGCAGGCGGCAACATCAGGCAGGCGAAGATCGCCAGCGCGCACCAGATAATCAGGCCACGTTCGCGAAACAGCACCACCAGCGTCCAGTAGAGATCGAACGCGATAGCCATGGCGAAAACCTGCACGTAACGTTTCATACGCGCTCGACAGTCAGCTGCACCACGCTGATAGTGCGGGCGTTAAACCCGGCTTCGCAGTAGCCAAAGTAATAGAGCCACATCCGGCGGAAGCGTTCATCGAACCCCAGTTTTTCTATCTCCTGCCAGGCATGGAGAAAGCGCTGACGCCAGTGCGC
This region of Enterobacter cloacae complex sp. R_G8 genomic DNA includes:
- a CDS encoding DUF2878 domain-containing protein; this translates as MKRYVQVFAMAIAFDLYWTLVVLFRERGLIIWCALAIFACLMLPPAHRVYAILLAAAGSLLDALWALTGLIAFTGESLMPLWMVALWLMFATVWTQLTRTTTLPGWLLMLLASVGGPVAYLIGERLGAITFLVPTFIVVSWMAPGWLVLMLFYHLLMGREQ